The Pygocentrus nattereri isolate fPygNat1 chromosome 1, fPygNat1.pri, whole genome shotgun sequence genome window below encodes:
- the fgf23 gene encoding fibroblast growth factor 23: MRPPAPHLNLRSLFALWLTALQGCGPAAAAPNASPLQSSNWGNPRRFIHLQTSTDLSNFYLEISLNGHVRKTAHRGSYSVILLKAESRDRVAIFGVKSSRFLCMDAEGNLFTSMACNRDDCLFHHKLLENHCDVYYSTKTGILLNLDGVKHRYTASQNLPRSSLFLSEKNTVPLERLKHRERKNRQVDPSDPLKVFGIEEESDSHAVQEEDAEQELEPFEDRNTSREALLSPSDVDPWDIIHARIPGSPRMSGAVG; the protein is encoded by the exons ATGCGTCCACCTGCTCCGCACCTCAACCTGCGCTCGCTCTTCGCTCTGTGGCTTACAGCGCTGCAGGGATGCGGACCCGCGGCTGCTGCCCCCAACGCGTCTCCCCTGCAGAGCTCCAACTGGGGCAACCCGAGGAGATTCATTCACCTGCAGACCAGCACAGATCTCAGCAACTTCTACCTTGAAATAAGTCTGAATGGGCACGTGCGCAAAACGGCTCATCGGGGCTCATATA GTGTGATTCTGCTGAAAGCCGAGAGCAGAGACCGTGTGGCGATATTTGGCGTGAAAAGTAGTCGATTCCTGTGCATGGACGCTGAGGGGAATCTCTTCACTTCG aTGGCTTGCAACAGAGATGACTGTCTTTTCCACCACAAGCTTTTGGAAAACCATTGTGACGTTTACTATTCCACAAAGACCGGCATCCTGTTAAACCTGGATGGAGTGAAGCACAGGTACACGGCAAGTCAAAACCTTCCTCGCTCTTCGCTTTTCCTGTCGGAgaagaacacagttccactggaGCGCCttaaacacagagagaggaagaatcGCCAGGTTGACCCCTCCGATCCCCTCAAAGTATTCGGCATTGAGGAGGAGTCAGACTCTCACGCAGTGCAGGAAGAGGATGCTGAGCAGGAGCTGGAGCCTTTTGAGGATCGTAACACCTCCAGAGAAGCTCTGCTCTCGCCCTCTGATGTTGACCCATGGGACATAATCCATGCCAGAATCCCGGGCAGTCCCCGTATGTCAGGAGCTGTTGGCTGA
- the LOC108413439 gene encoding fibroblast growth factor 6-like isoform X2, translated as MAREAEARWPPTALLLLGFLVGLAASELAAGATNGTSLERRWESLFSRSVLGISGERAELNWESDYLLGIKRVRKLYCNVGIGFHLQVLPDGRINGLIEISTVERGVVSLYGVKSELFVAMNSRGRLYGTRTFKSECKFKETLLPNNYNAYESSVYKGFYIALSKHGRVKRGNKASTSMTVTHFLPRI; from the exons ATGGCCCGCGAGGCCGAGGCGCGCTGGCCGCCGACCGCGCTCCTTCTCCTGGGCTTCCTTGTTGGGCTCGCGGCGTCGGAGCTGGCGGCGGGCGCGACTAACGGGACTTCGCTGGAGAGGCGCTGGGAGAGCCTGTTCTCCCGCTCCGTGTTGGGGATCTCAGGCGAGAGAGCGGAGCTGAACTGGGAGAGTGACTATCTGCTGGGCATCAAAAGAGTGCGGAAGCTGTACTGCAACGTGGGCATCGGGTTTCACCTCCAGGTCCTGCCGGACGGCCGGATAAACG GTCTGATAGAGATTTCCACAGTGGAGCGAGGGGTGGTTAGTCTGTACGGCGTGAAAAGCGAGCTCTTTGTCGCAATGAACAGCAGGGGAAGGCTGTACGGAACG cGTACCTTTAAATCTGAGTGCAAGTTCAAGGAGACATTGTTGCCAAATAACTATAATGCCTATGAGTCTTCCGTTTACAAAGGATTCTACATTGCTCTCAGCAAACATGGCAGAGTGAAGAGAGGCAACAAAGCCAGCACCTCCATGACGGTCACTCACTTCCTCCCCCGAATATGA
- the LOC119263254 gene encoding coiled-coil domain-containing protein 106-like — MEQKIKMLEQVNSDLKDDKEFLLSQIKSSAPQLKRQTIQTSSDDESSTSSYTSSSSEEVPKKKKKKKSSRGCDNESLQLGNSRTRMKTIEGVIKRYKLALKSYRRCGSMKRAFEKQNVDRNTIARTAPIAELYIAFPDAFAALPEWNDTVEKMSAYAERCRQAITSDMAQQILEMKKKHLLLPIVYKLT; from the exons ATGGAACAAAAGATCAAAATGCTGGAACAAGTGAATTCGGATCTGAAGGATGACAAAGAATTTTTGCTCAGCCAGATAAAATCATCGGCTCCTCAGCTGA AGAGGCAAACCATTCAGACTTCATCAGATGATGAATCGAGCACATCATCATACACGTCCAGTTCTTCAGAGGAggtgccaaaaaagaaaaagaagaaaaagtctTCTCGTGGATGTGATAACGAGAGTCTTCAACTTGGCAACAGCAGGACCCGTA tgaagacGATTGAAGGGGTCATAAAACGCTATAAGCTGGCACTGAAGTCGTACAGAAGATGTGGCTCGATGAAGAGGGCGTTTGAAAAGCAAAATGTCGACAGAAACACGATTGCGCGAACTGCTCCAATTGCAGAGCTTTACATAGCATTTCCAGATGCCTTTGCTGCTTTGCCAGAATGGAATGACACTGTTGAGAAGATGTCAGCATATGCTGAACGTTGTAGGCAAGCAATTACTAGTGACATGGCTCAGCAAATtctagaaatgaaaaagaaacacctCCTTCTACCAATTGTGTATAAGCTCACGTAA
- the LOC108413439 gene encoding fibroblast growth factor 6-like isoform X1: MAREAEARWPPTALLLLGFLVGLAASELAAGATNGTSLERRWESLFSRSVLGISGERAELNWESDYLLGIKRVRKLYCNVGIGFHLQVLPDGRINGAHNENQYSLIEISTVERGVVSLYGVKSELFVAMNSRGRLYGTRTFKSECKFKETLLPNNYNAYESSVYKGFYIALSKHGRVKRGNKASTSMTVTHFLPRI, encoded by the exons ATGGCCCGCGAGGCCGAGGCGCGCTGGCCGCCGACCGCGCTCCTTCTCCTGGGCTTCCTTGTTGGGCTCGCGGCGTCGGAGCTGGCGGCGGGCGCGACTAACGGGACTTCGCTGGAGAGGCGCTGGGAGAGCCTGTTCTCCCGCTCCGTGTTGGGGATCTCAGGCGAGAGAGCGGAGCTGAACTGGGAGAGTGACTATCTGCTGGGCATCAAAAGAGTGCGGAAGCTGTACTGCAACGTGGGCATCGGGTTTCACCTCCAGGTCCTGCCGGACGGCCGGATAAACGGTGCACATAATGAGAACCAGTACA GTCTGATAGAGATTTCCACAGTGGAGCGAGGGGTGGTTAGTCTGTACGGCGTGAAAAGCGAGCTCTTTGTCGCAATGAACAGCAGGGGAAGGCTGTACGGAACG cGTACCTTTAAATCTGAGTGCAAGTTCAAGGAGACATTGTTGCCAAATAACTATAATGCCTATGAGTCTTCCGTTTACAAAGGATTCTACATTGCTCTCAGCAAACATGGCAGAGTGAAGAGAGGCAACAAAGCCAGCACCTCCATGACGGTCACTCACTTCCTCCCCCGAATATGA